In Candidatus Promineifilum breve, one genomic interval encodes:
- a CDS encoding HdeD family acid-resistance protein translates to MTTAKAAFGQQKRAVPWWIPLIEGIALIIIGILLFSNPAATIVVLAQVLAIYWLISGIMEIVSLFLDRTAWGLKLLGGIIGIWAGLFIINNPLSGTLALGLTVVIILGIQSLILGVIHLLQAFRGAGWGMGVVGIINIIFGLILLGNTLIAAATLPWVLGAFALIGGIATVFMAFRLRTT, encoded by the coding sequence ATGACAACAGCGAAAGCAGCCTTTGGTCAGCAAAAGCGGGCCGTGCCCTGGTGGATTCCGTTGATCGAGGGCATCGCCCTGATCATCATCGGTATCCTGCTGTTCAGCAACCCGGCGGCCACCATCGTCGTCCTGGCCCAGGTTCTGGCTATCTATTGGCTTATCTCCGGTATCATGGAGATCGTCAGCCTGTTCCTGGATCGTACCGCCTGGGGCCTTAAGCTCCTGGGCGGCATCATCGGCATCTGGGCCGGCTTGTTCATCATCAATAACCCTCTCAGCGGCACGCTGGCCCTGGGCCTGACGGTTGTGATCATCCTCGGCATCCAGTCCCTTATCCTGGGCGTTATCCACCTGCTGCAAGCCTTCCGCGGCGCGGGCTGGGGGATGGGCGTGGTGGGCATCATCAACATCATCTTCGGCCTGATCCTGCTGGGCAACACCCTCATCGCCGCGGCCACGCTGCCGTGGGTGCTGGGCGCCTTCGCCCTGATCGGCGGCATCGCCACCGTTTTCATGGCCTTCCGCTTGCGGACGACCTGA